GTTCTTTCAATTGTAATCATATCAAGAGAAATGATATTACTATTGTTACCTGATGGTCCGCCACCAACAACGCAATATCTGATTGCAAATCTTCCGTTAGCTGATGCTGTAGGAGCTCTGAAACCTTTTCTTGAATAGTTACCTGAGATGTCTGTTAAGAATCTACCTAATTCTGTCCAGCTGCCTTCAGGTACTGAATCGTTAGCAGAGTACATTACTCTGATTGAATCCGGATAAGGATTTGCTGCCGGTGATCTTTGGAAGAAATATAATGAGTCACCTGCTTGAATACCACCGGCTAATCTTGGAAGAACTAACCAGCTATCAATGTTGTTTGTTCCTGTAACTACGTTATAGTTTGCATAAACGCATCCTGTTGCAGGACCATTATATGCAGGAATTGTTGTACCGTCACCTTGGAACCACGTAGCTGTAAGACCTTGTGCGCCCGTACCTCTGTAGTATGGTTTGTATCCTCTTGCTTTTAATGATGTTGTATCGTTAGCACCATTTAAGCTGTCAACATATACAACTGTTCCAGCTGAAAAAACTTGTGGATATACATGTTGTGCGTTATCGTAATTCTCAGGAGCAGTTTTAGACACACCCGGTTCATTTGAACCAATGTTAAAGCCTAAAAATATTCCTAACGATAAAACTAGTACAATAAAAGTTGGAATGAGTTTTGATTTCATTTTAATCCTTTTTCCTTTTTTGATTAAATAAATAGTAAAAATAATGTTACGTTAAATTGTCGTTTTTAATTTCATTTGTCAATGAAAAAAAAGTTATATTCTAAACTGTTTTCAATAAAAAAGCCTATCCAACTATTACAGTTGAATAGGCTTTTAAAACTATAACAAATGATTATTATTTTACAAGCATCATTTTCTTTGTTTCAGCAAAGTTGTTTGATTCAAGTCTGTAGAAGTAAACACCGCTTGAAAGAGCAGCAGCATTGAATTCAACAGAATAACTTCCTGTTGTCATGTTTCTGTTTAACAAGGTTGTTATTTCTTTACCCGAAATATCATAAACTTTCAGCGTTACAAATCCATTTTGTGGAATTGAGAAGCTAATTAAAGTTGAAGGGTTGAATGGATTTGGATAGTTTTGGCTTAAAGAATATTCTTTAGCAATTGTACTGTTAAGCGATGGAATAACTGTTATTCCGCCGGCATTTGAGTTACAGAATGCTAATAATGTAGCCAAAGTTCTTCTTAAGCCCATTCCTAATGAATTAGCAGCGCTGCCGCCTGTGTTCTGATAGTATCTTGGATCCTGGAAGCAGGTTACTACGTTGTAGTTTGGCTGTACTCTTCCTATTGCAGCAAGTGTATCAGCTGCTGTATGTCCGGTGTATCCTAAAATCGGAACACTTCCGTTTGTTGTTGATGCCCCGTCAGGATAATAGTTATTTGCATTTGCAATACTATCTGTTACTGAAGGAGTTGTTGTGTTAAATACTATTTTTAGTGTGGCTGAAGCATTGTCAACTCTGTATATAATACCGAGTGCGTTTGCGAAATCTGCATCAAGGCCTGCGCTTCCTGTTCTTTGGTAATTATATGCTTCATCACCACCCATTAAAATAAGATTTTTCTTGTTGGCAGGCGTACCTGAGTTTAACCAGTTCATTAAGTTTACTCTTGCTGCTCTTCCAAGGTATCTGGTAGTAATTGTATTGAATGCAACTTCTGCTACGATAATTGTTTTATATGAGCTTAAGTTAGCCGGTAAAGTTGAGTTTGTGTCGAAAGTTGCAACATCAAAAGTTGAGATTAATGATGGTAAATATTTTACAAGTGAATCTCTGTTTGCTTTTGTTGTTGTTGCACCGCCTAATACTGTATCATGAACTAATACTAAAGTTGTTGGTGTTGGTGGTGCAGGCAGATCACCTAAATCTACTACGAAAACTCTGTCAGGTGTTCCTTGTACTAATCCGACCCATGTTTTCTTTCCGGGAACAAGATTTGTAACAACTTCACCGCCGCCTGATGCTAATGGTGCGCCTGTTGTAAGAGGAACTGTGATATTTAACGGTGAACCAACCACAGCTAATGTACCTGCATTGTATTTTACTAATGCTGTACCTGTTGTTGATGTTGGTGTCTGGTCTGTACCTATCCAGATAAATGAAGTTGCTTGTGAACCGTTGTTTTCATAACCTGCAGAATATAAACCTGATGCAGGTGTTGTGATTGATGCACCCGGAATATTTACACCGTTTGTATCAACGCATACTAATGGACCTGTGAATGATGTTGTTCCTACCCAGAAACCATTTCTGTATGGGTCCCAAGTTAAAGCTCTTAATGTAGCTGCGCCACTGCATGTGATAGTTTTTACCACTGTTTTGGTGGCAGTATCAACACCAAAGATCTGGTTAGTTGTGTTTACACCCCAGAGTAAGCCTTTTGCAAAAGCCATATCTCTGAATGAACCTGTGCTACCTGTAACTGTGAAAGAGTCAATTCTTGTCCAAGCTCCGGTAAATCTATAAAATTTATTAGCATTGAACTGACTGACGATATAGTATGAACCTGTCCATACAACACCGTAAGCAACTGCACTTCCTGGTGTCAGAGAGTCCACATTGTGGTTTCTTAAAAGATCTCCGACAGCTTCTACAGAATTTGCATTAACATGACCCTTGATGTAGTGAGAGGACGACCAAGGATTAACTTCCGTAGAAATTGAACTAGAGTTATCTTGAGCAAATGCATTGAATGCAAAAGCAAGTAACATTACAGACAAGAAAGTAATTTTTCTCATTGTGTATTTTTATTTTGGTTAAATAAGTTTGTAAAAATGTTTTTTATTATAAACAAAAATAGTCCACCCCGAATAAATCAGAATGGACTTCTATTAAAAAAATTTATATAATATTAGAGTATAGTATTTACGTACCAGTAAATTCACCTATGGATTCCTTTCTTGAGTACTTATTTTAGAGGTACTACAATTTTAGAAAAAAATAGGTATAAAGCAATAGTAAAAAAGAGATTTTGAATTTTAGAAGAAAGCCTTTTTTTATAATAATTTTATTTAAAATCAATAAAAAAACCCGTACCGGATAAACCGGAACGGGCTTCTTAATTAATTAATACTGATTAAATCGTTTTCTTATTTCACTAACATCA
The genomic region above belongs to Bacteroidota bacterium and contains:
- a CDS encoding T9SS type A sorting domain-containing protein, with product MGLRRTLATLLAFCNSNAGGITVIPSLNSTIAKEYSLSQNYPNPFNPSTLISFSIPQNGFVTLKVYDISGKEITTLLNRNMTTGSYSVEFNAAALSSGVYFYRLESNNFAETKKMMLVK